Proteins encoded by one window of Arachis ipaensis cultivar K30076 chromosome B04, Araip1.1, whole genome shotgun sequence:
- the LOC107637519 gene encoding uncharacterized protein LOC107637519, which translates to MASSLLFSASSSHSFFHFHPLPHSSATLSSSFSLSTSHSSLFKPRYLKAWILLRKDLKCILEALARVGCTIWFMKFWIMLLTKLKLNLLPRLMLFYNRMVL; encoded by the exons ATGGCTTCCTCTCTCTTATTCTCCGCATCTTCTTCTCACTCCTTCTTCCACTTCCATCCACTTCCACATTCTTCTGCTACTCTCTCTTCATCTTTCTCTCTTTCCACCTCTCACTCTTCACTCTTCAAACCCAG GTACTTGAAGGCTTGGATCCTGTTAAGAAAAGACCTGAAATGTATATTGGAAGCACTGGCCCGCGTGGGTTGCACCATTTG GTTTATGAAATTTTGGATAATGCTGTTGACGAAGCTCAAGCTGAATTTGCTTCCAAGATTGATGTTGTTTTACAATCGGATGGTTCTGTAA
- the LOC107638510 gene encoding protein FAR1-RELATED SEQUENCE 11 has translation MSEEAGSMLVAYDDPSDQRSLSLDDTSSTEESPGETRLSLETANDAIPYIGQRFATHDAAYEYYSEFAKRCGFSIRRHRTEGKDGVGKGLTRRYFVCHRAGNTPVKTSTESKPQRNRKSSRCGCQAYMRISKTTEFGSPEWRVTGFANHHNHELLEPNQVRFLPAYRTISDADKNRILMFAKTGISVHQMMRLMELEKCVEPGYLPFTEKDVRNLLQSFRKLDPEEESLDLLRMCRTIKEKDPNFKFEFTLDTNNRLENIAWSYASSIQLYDIFGDAVVFDTTHRLTAFDMPLGIWVGMNNYGMPCFFGCVVLRDETMRSFSWALKAFLGFMNGKAPQTILTDQNICLKDAISTELPTTKHAFCIWMIVAKFPSWFNAVLGDRYNEWKAEFYRLYNLESVEDFELGWREMVCSYGLHSNRHMVNLYSSRSLWALPFLRSHFLAGMTTTGQSKSINAFIQRFLSAQTRLAHFVEQVAVAVDFKDQTGEQQTMQQNLQNICLKTGAPMESHAATILTPFAFSKLQEQLVLAAHYASFPIEDGFLVRHHTKAEGGRKVYWSPQEGIISCSCHQFEFSGILCRHSLRVLSTGNCFQIPDRYLPIRWRRISIPSSKLAQSAPNDHTERVQFLQNIVSSLITESAKSKERLDIATEQVSILLSRIREQPISLHGARDFSSINRNL, from the exons ATGTCTGAAGAGGCTGGATCCATGTTGGTTGCTTATGATGATCCCTCGGACCAGCGGTCACTATCTTTGGATGATACAAGTAGCACAGAGGAGTCACCTGGCGAAACCAGGCTCTCCTTGGAAACGGCTAATGATGCCATTCCGTATATCGGCCAAAGGTTTGCTACTCATGATGCTGCTTATGAATACTATAGTGAGTTTGCAAAGAGGTGTGGATTTTCAATTCGACGTCACCGTACAGAGGGAAAAGATGGTGTTGGTAAAGGACTTACTAGGCGTTATTTTGTTTGTCATCGCGCCGGGAACACTCCTGTCAAGACATCAACAGAAAGTAAACCTCAACGAAATAGAAAGTCTTCTCGATGTGGATGCCAAGCTTACATGAGGATAAGCAAGACAACTGAATTTGGATCCCCAGAATGGCGGGTGACTGGTTTTGCCAACCACCATAATCATGAACTCTTAGAGCCAAACCAAGTTCGATTTCTTCCTGCATATAGAACTATTTCAGATGCTGACAAAAACCGAATCCTTATGTTTGCCAAAACAGGGATATCTGTTCACCAAATGATGAGGCTTATGGAACTTGAGAAGTGTGTGGAACCTGGATATTTGCCTTTTACGGAAAAGGATGTGCGTAATTTACTCCAGTCATTTAGAAAATTGGATCCTGAAGAGGAAAGCTTAGATTTATTGAGAATGTGCCGGACTATAAAGGAGAAAGAtcctaattttaaatttgagtttACACTCGATACAAATAACCGTTTGGAAAATATTGCTTGGTCATATGCCTCATCAATCCAGTTGTATGATATTTTTGGTGATGCCGTGGTTTTTGACACAACACACCGCCTAACTGCATTTGACATGCCACTTGGTATATGGGTTGGAATGAATAATTATGGAATGCCTTGCTTTTTTGGCTGTGTGGTTCTACGAGATGAAACCATGAGATCATTTTCCTGGGCACTTAAG GCTTTCTTAGGGTTTATGAATGGAAAGGCTCCGCAGACGATATTAACTGACCAAAATATATGTCTCAAAGACGCAATATCTACAGAACTACCAACAACAAAACATGCCTTCTGCATATGGATGATAGTGGCAAAGTTTCCATCTTGGTTTAATGCTGTTCTTGGGGATCGCTACAATGAGTGGAAGGCTGAATTTTATAGACTCTATAATCTTGAATCCGTTGAGGATTTTGAATTAGGCTGGAGGGAAATGGTTTGTTCTTATGGACTGCATTCCAATCGGCACATGGTCAATTTATATAGCTCTCGCTCACTTTGGGCATTGCCATTTTTGAGAAGTCATTTTCTTGCAGGAATGACTACAACTGGTCAATCAAAGTCAATTAATGCGTTCATTCAACGGTTTCTCAGTGCACAAACCCGACTTGCACATTTTGTTGAACAG GTAGCTGTTGCCGttgattttaaagatcaaactGGAGAACAACAAACCATGCAGCAGAATCTCCAAAATATCTGCCTCAAAACAGGAGCTCCCATGGAGTCACATGCCGCTACAATCCTCACTCCTTTTGCCTTTTCAAAGCTTCAAGAGCAACTTGTGTTGGCTGCACACTATGCTTCTTTTCCAATTGAAGACGGTTTTCTTGTGAGGCACCACACAAAAGCTGAGGGAGGTCGGAAAGTTTATTGGTCTcctcaggaaggaattataagtTGCAGCTGCCATCAATTTGAATTCTCTGGAATTCTCTGTAGGCATTCTCTTAGAGTTCTTTCAACAGGAAATTGCTTTCAAATCCCAGATAGATATCTTCCCATCCGTTGGCGTCGAATCAGCATACCCTCCTCTAAACTTGCTCAGAGTGCACCAAATGATCATACTGAAAGGGTTCAGTTTTTACAAAATATAGTGTCGTCTCTGATTACAGAATCTGCAAAGTCTAAGGAACGGTTAGATATTGCTACAGAACAAGTTTCCATCCTTCTGTCTCGCATTAGAGAGCAACCAATTTCATTACATGGTGCCAGAGATTTCTCTTCCATCAATAGAAATCTTTGA
- the LOC107638512 gene encoding uncharacterized protein LOC107638512 isoform X1 — MKPFTSAPGFVLSDPKNRMFLWSFLIVISLVCGAYLVGNAFTTKEYKQRLARWGLIYKMPLVKSHACKRQCWPSGSEALPEGVVAKTSNLEMRPLWDSGKNNISSKHPLSLLAIAVGVKQKEIVNKIVEKFPSSDFVVMLFHYDGFVDGWKNLAWSNRAIHVSAINQTKWWFAKRFLHPDIVAEYNYIFLWDEDLLVENFDPKRYLSIVKEEGLEISQPALDPNKSEVHHPLTVHRAGSKVHRRYYKLKGSGRCDDHSIAPPCIGWVEMMAPVFSRKSWQCVWHLIQNDLIHAWGLDRQLGYCAQGDRMRNVGVVDSEYIVHLGLPTLGGSNGNEVPSDSHRESDRAKVRMQSYIEMQVFEKRWKDAAEKDKCWLDPYKPQANQTSH, encoded by the exons ATGAAGCCTTTCACTTCTGCACCG GGCTTTGTCCTGTCTGATCCAAAGAATAGGATGTTCCTTTGGAGTTTCCTCATTGTGATATCATTGGTTTGTGGTGCTTACTTAGTTGGCAATGCATTCACCACCAAGGAGTATAAACAA AGATTAGCACGATGGGGACTAATTTATAAAATGCCACTCGTAAAATCGCATGCATGCAAG AGACAATGCTGGCCTTCTGGAAGCGAGGCGTTGCCTGAAGGAGTTGTTGCTAAAACATCTAACTTAGAAATGCGGCCGCTATGGGACTCTGGAAAGAATAAT ATAAGTTCAAAGCACCCATTGAGCTTATTGGCTATTGCAGTAGGAGTTAAGCAGAAAGAAATTGTTAATAAAATTGTTGAAAAG TTCCCTTCAAGTGATTTTGTTGTGATGCTTTTTCACTATGATGGATTTGTGGATGGATGGAAGAATTTAGCTTGGAGTAATCGCGCCATACACGTGTCTGCTATCAATCAAACAAAATG GTGGTTTGCGAAACGGTTTTTGCATCCAGACATAGTTGCTgaatacaattatatatttctTTGGGATGAGGACCttcttgttgaaaattttgacCCAAAAAG ATATTTATCTATTGTTAAGGAAGAGGGGCTAGAGATATCGCAACCTGCTTTGGATCCTAATAAATCAGAAGTTCATCATCCCCTGACGGTTCATAGAGCCGGATCAAAAGTTCACAG AAGGTACTATAAGTTAAAAGGTAGTGGAAGGTGTGATGACCATAGCATTGCTCCTCCTTGCATAGG TTGGGTGGAAATGATGGCACCAGTGTTCTCTAGAAAATCTTGGCAATGTGTATGGCACTTGATCCAG AATGACTTAATCCATGCCTGGGGCCTGGACAGGCAGCTTGGCTATTGCGCCCAG GGTGATCGAATGAGAAACGTTGGTGTGGTCGATTCCGAGTACATAGTTCATTTGGGTTTGCCTACTCTTGGTGGCTCAAATGGCAATGAG GTGCCATCAGACTCCCATAGAGAGAGTGATAGAGCTAAA GTTAGGATGCAATCATATATTGAAATGCAAGTTTTTGAGAAAAGATGGAAAGATGCAGCAGAGAAGGATAAATGTTGGCTTGATCCATATAAACCACAGGCAAACCAGACTAGCCATTAA
- the LOC107638513 gene encoding uncharacterized protein LOC107638513, with product MGRTRGGGEGRDDSSAVGEKEKHTCLLRMAQMLSYLMVFAAGLMIGLTTCSQINGIFVSQRQQYSLINRGLPRPQPNNCTLNQPPRLLLPPRPPLDPQDQFQCMDIDNFLHPTNLIHSMSDNELFWRASLLPKKEEYPYKRKPKVAFMFLTRGPLPMLPLWERFFHGHSNFFNIYIHAPPGYHLQVSNSSAFYGRQIPSKEVSWGTVTLADAERRLLANALLDFSNERFVLLSESCIPVYNFPTVYRYLIDSFHSFVESYDDPSRYGRGRYSRSMLPDIQLRHWRKGSQWFELNRVLAVYIVSDTRYYTLFRKYCKPACYPDEHYIQTFLNMFHGNLNSNRTVTWVDWSLGGPHPATYSRANITVNFLRAIRNNGTLCRYNSDMTSVCFLFARKFDHTALEPLLGLSSQVMNF from the exons ATGGGAAGAACTCGAGGAGGAGGAGAGGGAAGGGATGATTCAAGCGCAGTTGGGGAAAAAGAGAAGCACACTTGTTTGCTTCGAATGGCTCAAATGCTTTCCTATTTGATGGTTTTTGCAGCTGGTCTCATGATTGGCCTAACCACATGTTCCCAAATCAATGGAATTTTTGTTTCACAGAGACAACAATACTCTTTAATTAACCGCGGATTGCCGCGCCCCCAACCCAATAATTGCACCCTCAACCAACCGCCGCGCCTTCTGCTTCCGCCGCGGCCTCCTCTTGATCCCCAGGATCAGTTCCAGTGCATGGATATTGACAACTTCTTGCATCCAACCAATCTCATCCATTCCATGTCGGATAATGAGCTCTTCTGGAGGGCTTCCTTGCTTCCCAAGAAAGAAGAGTACCCTTATAAGAGGAAACCCAAAGTGGCTTTCATGTTCTTGACCAGGGGACCATTGCCTATGTTGCCACTCTGGGAGAGGTTCTTTCATGGACATTCCAATTTCTTCAATATTTATATCCATGCTCCTCCGGGATACCACCTCCAGGTCTCCAATTCTTCGGCTTTTTACGGCCGCCAGATTCCGAGCAAG GAAGTTTCATGGGGAACAGTAACCCTTGCTGATGCTGAGAGGCGCCTTTTGGCGAATGCACTGCTCGACTTTTCAAATGAGCGGTTTGTTCTTCTTTCGGAGAGTTGCATCCCGGTCTACAACTTCCCTACTGTGTACAGATACCTCATTGATTCCTTCCACAGCTTTGTTGAGTCATATGACGATCCTTCCCGTTACGGGCGTGGACGCTACAGCCGGAGTATGCTTCCTGATATTCAGCTTAGACACTGGCGGAAAGGGTCTCAGTGGTTCGAGCTTAACCGTGTTCTGGCTGTTTATATAGTGTCCGATACCCGATACTATACCCTCTTCCGCAAATACTGTAAACCTGCATGCTACCCAGATGAGCATTACATTCAAACTTTCCTTAACATGTTCCATGGCAATCTTAATTCTAACAGAACAGTGACATGGGTTGATTGGTCTCTGGGGGGACCCCATCCAGCAACCTATAGTAGAGCCAATATAACTGTAAACTTTCTTCGAGCTATAAGGAACAACGGAACGCTTTGTCGATATAATTCCGACATGACTTCCGTTTGTTTCCTCTTCGCTCGCAAGTTTGATCACACTGCACTGGAGCCCTTGCTTGGCCTTTCTTCACAAGTCATGAACTTTTGA
- the LOC110271407 gene encoding DNA topoisomerase 3-alpha-like has protein sequence MIGNGERCSSSNPRSRDDVGWGLNSSGRAGAPRKKKWVAPICYCGSHAILFMSGTVKNPDRLFFRCPKFKTGKWHCNFFAWLDDYVSSCGEDANKAVSFGASKQKHNRLEGHGYVVDNKVNELEERLIDLEDQLDYCKLKIG, from the exons ATGATTGGTAATGGAGAGCGTTGTTCATCATCAAACCCACGAAGCAGAGACGATGTAGGCTGGGGCCTAAATTCTAGTGGGAGAGCTGGAGCTCCGAGGAAGAAGAAATGGGTTGCCCCAATTTGTTATTGTGGTTCTCATGCAATATTGTTCATGTCAGGGACGGTGAAGAATCCAGACAGATTATTCTTTCGCTGCCCAAAATTCAAG ACTGGAAAATGGCATTGCAACTTCTTTGCATGGCTAGATGATTATGTATCTTCATGTGGTGAGGATGCTAACAAGGCTGTGTCATTTGGGGCATCAAAGCAGAAGCATAATCGATTGGAAGGCCATGGTTATGTGGTGGATAACAAAGTTAATGAGTTGGAGGAAAGATTAATTGATTTGGAGGATCAGTTAGATTACTGCAAACTGAAAATTGGGTGA
- the LOC107638509 gene encoding ras-related protein RABA2a — translation MARSDEEYDYLFKVVLIGDSGVGKSNLLSRFTRNEFCLESKSTIGVEFATRTLEVEGRTVKAQIWDTAGQERYRAITSAYYRGALGALLVYDVTKPTTFDNVGRWLKELRDHADANIVTTLIGNKTDLKHLRAVASEDARTYAEKEGLSFVETSALESINVEKAFHTILAEIYRIISKKSLSSSADAAAAATALKEGKTITVAAPHPNAKDGKPCCSS, via the coding sequence atggcgAGGTCAGATGAAGAATACGATTACCTATTCAAGGTGGTACTGATCGGTGATTCTGGAGTGGGAAAATCCAATCTGCTTTCTCGTTTCACACGCAACGAGTTCTGTTTAGAGTCGAAATCCACAATCGGCGTGGAATTCGCGACTCGCACCCTTGAGGTTGAAGGAAGAACGGTTAAGGCTCAGATATGGGACACAGCTGGACAAGAACGATACAGAGCAATAACCAGTGCGTATTATCGTGGCGCTCTTGGAGCTCTTCTTGTCTACGATGTAACCAAACCGACAACCTTCGACAATGTTGGGCGATGGCTCAAGGAGCTCAGAGACCACGCCGATGCTAACATAGTCACCACCTTGATCGGCAACAAAACTGATCTCAAGCATCTCAGAGCTGTTGCATCCGAGGATGCACGAACATATGCCGAGAAAGAAGGCCTTTCTTTCGTTGAGACCTCTGCTCTTGAGTCCATCAATGTCGAGAAGGCTTTCCACACCATTCTTGCTGAGATATACCGCATAATCAGCAAGAAATCATTGTCTTCTTCGGCTGACGCCGCTGCTGCTGCTACTGCTCTTAAAGAAGGCAAGACCATCACCGTCGCTGCACCCCACCCCAATGCTAAAGATGGGAAGCCTTGTTGCTCATCTTGA
- the LOC107638512 gene encoding uncharacterized protein LOC107638512 isoform X2, with translation MKPFTSAPGFVLSDPKNRMFLWSFLIVISLVCGAYLVGNAFTTKEYKQRQCWPSGSEALPEGVVAKTSNLEMRPLWDSGKNNISSKHPLSLLAIAVGVKQKEIVNKIVEKFPSSDFVVMLFHYDGFVDGWKNLAWSNRAIHVSAINQTKWWFAKRFLHPDIVAEYNYIFLWDEDLLVENFDPKRYLSIVKEEGLEISQPALDPNKSEVHHPLTVHRAGSKVHRRYYKLKGSGRCDDHSIAPPCIGWVEMMAPVFSRKSWQCVWHLIQNDLIHAWGLDRQLGYCAQGDRMRNVGVVDSEYIVHLGLPTLGGSNGNEVPSDSHRESDRAKVRMQSYIEMQVFEKRWKDAAEKDKCWLDPYKPQANQTSH, from the exons ATGAAGCCTTTCACTTCTGCACCG GGCTTTGTCCTGTCTGATCCAAAGAATAGGATGTTCCTTTGGAGTTTCCTCATTGTGATATCATTGGTTTGTGGTGCTTACTTAGTTGGCAATGCATTCACCACCAAGGAGTATAAACAA AGACAATGCTGGCCTTCTGGAAGCGAGGCGTTGCCTGAAGGAGTTGTTGCTAAAACATCTAACTTAGAAATGCGGCCGCTATGGGACTCTGGAAAGAATAAT ATAAGTTCAAAGCACCCATTGAGCTTATTGGCTATTGCAGTAGGAGTTAAGCAGAAAGAAATTGTTAATAAAATTGTTGAAAAG TTCCCTTCAAGTGATTTTGTTGTGATGCTTTTTCACTATGATGGATTTGTGGATGGATGGAAGAATTTAGCTTGGAGTAATCGCGCCATACACGTGTCTGCTATCAATCAAACAAAATG GTGGTTTGCGAAACGGTTTTTGCATCCAGACATAGTTGCTgaatacaattatatatttctTTGGGATGAGGACCttcttgttgaaaattttgacCCAAAAAG ATATTTATCTATTGTTAAGGAAGAGGGGCTAGAGATATCGCAACCTGCTTTGGATCCTAATAAATCAGAAGTTCATCATCCCCTGACGGTTCATAGAGCCGGATCAAAAGTTCACAG AAGGTACTATAAGTTAAAAGGTAGTGGAAGGTGTGATGACCATAGCATTGCTCCTCCTTGCATAGG TTGGGTGGAAATGATGGCACCAGTGTTCTCTAGAAAATCTTGGCAATGTGTATGGCACTTGATCCAG AATGACTTAATCCATGCCTGGGGCCTGGACAGGCAGCTTGGCTATTGCGCCCAG GGTGATCGAATGAGAAACGTTGGTGTGGTCGATTCCGAGTACATAGTTCATTTGGGTTTGCCTACTCTTGGTGGCTCAAATGGCAATGAG GTGCCATCAGACTCCCATAGAGAGAGTGATAGAGCTAAA GTTAGGATGCAATCATATATTGAAATGCAAGTTTTTGAGAAAAGATGGAAAGATGCAGCAGAGAAGGATAAATGTTGGCTTGATCCATATAAACCACAGGCAAACCAGACTAGCCATTAA
- the LOC107637520 gene encoding mitogen-activated protein kinase kinase kinase 2-like, translating to MACSNCQSVLPKPNDWVKGKLVGTGSFGTVNLAMNKSTGGLFVVKSAHIGGGCEALSNEVKILESLSSSPYIVQYLGKEEDQGNLNVFMEYMAGGSLADVAQKFGGSLDEDVVRLYTREILHGLQHLHQHGIVHCDLKCKNVLLGSSGNIKLADFGCAKRVKDLKAAARLGGTPLWMAPEVLRNEQLDVSADIWSLGCTVIEMATGRYPWAGEVSNPMASVLRIANGDEIPQLPAHFSKEGLDFLTKCLERDPKKRCTAQDLLHHPFLSRSSRRSSQQKQCVSSPTSVLEVHGFEDACDLDDELESSRGHDKLSIRNPFACHDRAVGSKVCQPEDSALWSSGSWITVRSG from the coding sequence ATGGCTTGTTCAAATTGCCAATCCGTGTTGCCTAAACCAAATGATTGGGTGAAGGGTAAATTGGTCGGAACCGGATCTTTCGGTACAGTCAATTTGGCCATGAACAAATCCACCGGAGGGCTTTTTGTGGTGAAATCAGCACATATAGGGGGTGGTTGTGAGGCTTTGAGTAATGAGGTGAAAATCCTAGAGAGTTTAAGTTCATCACCATATATTGTTCAATATCTGGGGAAAGAGGAGGACCAAGGTAATCTCAATGTCTTCATGGAGTACATGGCTGGAGGTAGCTTGGCAGATGTGGCTCAAAAGTTTGGTGGATCATTGGATGAAGATGTTGTCCGGTTGTATACTAGAGAAATACTTCATGGTTTACAGCATCTTCACCAGCATGGAATTGTGCATTGTGATCTTAAGTGTAAGAATGTGCTTTTAGGTTCATCCGGGAACATCAAATTGGCAGACTTTGGATGTGCCAAAAGGGTGAAGGACTTGAAGGCCGCCGCGCGTTTAGGAGGGACTCCTCTATGGATGGCCCCTGAAGTATTGAGGAATGAGCAGTTGGATGTTTCTGCTGATATATGGTCTTTGGGATGTACAGTTATTGAAATGGCCACTGGAAGGTATCCTTGGGCCGGCGAAGTGTCGAATCCAATGGCTTCTGTGCTGAGGATCGCCAATGGTGACGAGATACCTCAACTTCCAGCTCATTTCTCCAAGGAGGGTTTGGATTTCTTGACCAAGTGCTTGGAGAGAGACCCCAAAAAGAGGTGTACTGCTCAGGACTTGCTTCACCATCCATTTCTGTCAAGGAGTTCAAGAAGATCTTCTCAACAAAAGCAGTGTGTATCTTCACCAACAAGTGTTTTGGAGGTTCATGGTTTTGAGGATGCTTGTGATTTAGATGATGAGTTAGAAAGCTCTCGGGGACATGATAAGCTCTCTATTAGAAACCCGTTCGCGTGCCATGATCGAGCAGTAGGAAGCAAAGTATGCCAACCAGAAGACAGTGCCCTATGGTCGTCTGGGAGTTGGATTACTGTTAGGTCAGGATAA
- the LOC107638508 gene encoding probable serine/threonine-protein kinase At1g09600 translates to MGCICFKGKSAEEYIAENGIRRGKSKALKSKRATNSLPLIDVGNDAVQGEVAVAPTVFSVTNGERGALVIAGWPSWLAAVAGEAINGWIPRRADSFEKFDKIGQGTYSSVYRARDLETNKIVALKKVRFATMDPESVRFMAREILLLRRLDHPNVMKLEGMITSRVSGSLYLIFDYMEHDLAGLATIPGIKFSEAQIKCYMQQLLRGLEHCHGRGVMHRDIKGSNLLVDNNGRLKIGDFGLATSFHPSKGKPLTSRVVTLWYRPPELLLGATDYGVSVDLWSSGCILAELFSGKAIMTGRTEVEQLHKIFKLCGSPSEEYWKKSKLRNATIFKPQQPYKRVVSETFKNFPSSALSLLEVLLATEPEDRGTASLALQNEFFTTEPLPCDPSTLPNYPPSKEFDVKLQQEEARRRERSTNKEREQGSVRRKLKESKNVLAPDANAELQASIEKRQRQPNSKSIVESYNPKEDGNAGFPLGLAKPRVLSVFSHSGQSMHSSAYGSSNNMNLKEENVLIGFNHDFGSRHTELSKQKFRWLDGTQLSKFSGSFAVRGDGNSNDLLDGLKLHQKDFNPFEKDLTMGYASKNKCFHYSGPLLSQGGNIEDMLKEHDRQIQQAGRKGRLEKDNTKKAKKENGLTESLL, encoded by the exons ATGGGTTGCATATGCTTCAAAGGGAAATCTGCAGAGGAATACATTGCAGAGAACGGCATAAGAAGGGGCAAGTCCAAGGCGTTGAAATCAAAGCGTGCGACTAATTCTCTTCCCCTCATAGACGTTGGGAATGATGCCGTCCAAGGGGAGGTGGCTGTGGCACCCACGGTGTTCAGTGTGACCAACGGGGAGCGAGGAGCTCTGGTTATCGCTGGATGGCCCTCTTGGCTCGCTGCCGTTGCTGGGGAAGCCATTAATGGTTGGATTCCTCGCAGAGCTGACTCCTTTGAGAAGTTCGATAAG ATTGGTCAAGGAACTTATAGTAGTGTTTATAGAGCTCGTGATCTTGAAACAAATAAAATTGTTGCATTAAAGAAGGTTCGATTTGCTACTATGGATCCAGAAAGTGTCCGCTTTATGGCAAGGGAAATTCTTTTGCTGCGAAGGCTTGATCATCCAAATGTCATGAAGCTAGAAGGCATGATTACTTCCAGGGTTTCTGGTAGCTTGTACCTTATTTTTGACTATATGGAACATGATCTTGCAGGGCTTGCAACAATACCTGGCATCAAGTTTTCTGAAGCACAG ATCAAATGTTATATGCAACAACTACTTCGTGGTCTTGAGCATTGCCACGGTCGAGGTGTTATGCACCGTGACATCAAGGGCTCAAATCTTCTAGTTGATAATAATGGCCGCTTGAagattggtgattttggacttGCAACTTCGTTTCATCCATCTAAGGGGAAGCCTTTAACAAGTCGTGTTGTAACCTTGTGGTACCGACCGCCTGAACTTTTACTCGGAGCTACAGATTATGGAGTTTCCGTGGACTTATGGAGTTCTGGTTGTATTCTTGCTGAATTGTTTTCTGGAAAGGCTATAATGACTGGACGAACAGAG GTGGAGCAACTTcataaaattttcaaactttgTGGGTCTCCTTCTGAAGAATACTGGAAGAAGTCAAAGCTGCGAAATGCAACAATTTTCAAACCTCAACAACCATACAAACGGGTTGTTTCTGAGACATTCAAGAATTTTCCTTCATCTGCACTGAGCCTATTGGAGGTACTTCTTGCTACAGAACCTGAAGATCGAGGAACAGCATCTTTAGCACTTCAAAATGAG TTCTTTACCACAGAGCCACTTCCATGTGATCCATCAACTTTGCCAAATTATCCACCGAGTAAGGAGTTTGATGTTAAACTTCAACAAGAGGAAGCTAGAAG GAGAGAGAGATCAACAAATAAAGAGCGTGAACAAGGATCAGTTAGGAGGAAGTTAAAAGAGTCTAAAAATGTTCTAGCTCCTGATGCTAATGCtgaattgcaagcatcaatagaG AAGCGACAAAGGCAACCTAATTCAAAATCCATTGTTGAAAGCTACAATCCTAAAGAGGATGGCAACGCTGGCTTCCCTCTTGGACTTGCAAAGCCAAGAGTTCTCAGTGTCTTCTCTCATTCCGGCCAGTCAATGCATTCAAGTGCATATGGTTCCTCAAACAATATGAATTTGAAAGAGGAAAATGTTCTTATTGGCTTCAATCATGACTTTGGATCAAGGCACACTGAATTGAGTAAACAAAAATTTCGTTGGCTTGATGGCACACAATTGTCCAAATTTTCTGGTTCATTTGCAGTTCGAGGTGATGGCAATTCGAATGATTTGCTGGATGGACTGAAATTGCACCAAAAGGACTTCAATCCTTTTGAAAAGGATCTTACCATG GGTTATGCTTCCAAAAACAAATGCTTCCACTATTCTGGACCATTGTTGTCACAGGGGGGGAACATTGAAGACATGCTCAAGGAGCACGACAGACAAATCCAACAGGCTGGCCGCAAAGGTCGTTTGGAAAAGGACAACACAAAAAAGGCTAAGAAGGAGAATGGCCTAACCGAATCACTACTATAG